From the Phyllostomus discolor isolate MPI-MPIP mPhyDis1 chromosome 7, mPhyDis1.pri.v3, whole genome shotgun sequence genome, one window contains:
- the CDHR4 gene encoding cadherin-related family member 4 isoform X5, with protein MVLFRPLALLLALVVADRHCLPWSVSISERQGPGAVFQSLSLNCSSHVPTLKLLRVRPPTTFFDALNLSVTTWQGTYMGKLTLNNTARLDTLAVSHYELQLQVTCGTLVMEGPLSVDVQRDPDHIQCAGRFISPVIQVPETVTPGARLYTLLLPDLRLQGAQINITSAQDPPHFPGPFSIDGQGWLQAPAQGLSGQAPKTFRLHVLVTWGAGRSCGGTLTVRVLSAPSGRVSFPERHRSITIPEDLVPGSEVVQVQARGLDVRYEILSPAPCPFFSIGPADGVIRTTGPLDLALAPGAAVTVLQVKAFERLQPWASVQLELTVNVTPVNRWPPRCHPALLVTQVPETVPVGTVLSTFTCADRDSPASTLDYQLRFHGPPGLPSLCLSGRALKVNATLDCDTPGACFQLAASVLVFDGGQPPMTTEVPVLVTVTPVNEFSPACAPRVFRVREDAGPRTLLGSVAGTDRDYPHDRVQYSSPGGSATFAVDHLSGEVRLLGPLDYEQQRLHRLTVLVTDQRGDRDAAHRRSGSCTVTIEVEDVNDHAPECEPPFQELTIHTSPGRSSEVTKVSCRVPQEPQRLAFSYSIVGGNSQSRFSLRGAVLVHSDGAAGPPLLEQPRTYELLIRAADAGPSAPHLSTTATVIVHVVPWRASTAATSTHRATVPSAGTPLLVTDTEAFWQPEPWFVAALTVTGALLLWTLGWILSGLLRGSARGLQTPSKPAQALRLSSIRGTEGSAEGSTEAPKTETQQAPSSIMGLHFDGRAQDARTGRDYLFSTRTGARRWL; from the exons ATGGTGCTGTTCAGGCCCCTGGCACTGCTTCTTGCTCTGGTTGTCGCTG ACCGCCACTGCCTGCCCTGGTCCGTGAGTATCTCTGAGAGACAGGGGCCCGGCGCCGTCTTCCAGTCCCTCTCCTTGAACTGCTCTTCACACGTGCCCACCTTGAAGCTGCTGCGCGTGCGGCCACCCACTACCTTCTTCGACGCACTCAACCTCAGCGTAACCACGTGGCAGGGGACCTATATGGGAAAG CTGACCTTGAACAACACGGCCCGGCTGGACACCCTGGCCGTGAGCCACTACGAGCTACAGCTGCAGGTCACGTGTGGCACCCTTGTGATGGAAGGGCCACTCTCCGTTGATGTGCAGCGGGACCCCGACCATATCCAGTGTGCGGGCCGATTCATCAGCCCAG TCATCCAGGTGCCGGAAACCGTCACACCCGGGGCCAGACTGTACACTTTGCTGCTCCCAGACCTAAGACTCCAGGGAGCCCAG ATAAACATCACCAGTGCCCAGGACCCTCCACACTTCCCTGGGCCTTTCTCCATCGacgggcagggctggctgcaggcACCGGCCCAGGGCCTCAGCGGCCAGGCTCCCAAG ACCTTCCGGCTGCACGTCCTGGTGACCTGGGGAGCAGGCCGGAGCTGCGGAGGGACGCTCACAGTGCGAGTTTTGTCTGCCCCTTCCGGCCGGGTCTCCTTCCC GGAGCGGCACCGGAGCATCACCATCCCGGAGGACCTGGTGCCTGGCAGTGAGGTGGTTCAGGTGCAGGCCCGGGGCTTGGACGTGCGCTACGAAATCCTCTCTCCGGCGCCCTGCCCGTTCTTCTCCATCGGACCCG CGGACGGCGTGATTCGGACCACTGGGCCCCTAGACTTGGCACTGGCCCCAGGCGCCGCGGTCACTGTACTGCAGGTGAAGGCCTTCGAGCGGCTCCAGCCATGGGCCAGCGTCCAGCTGGAGCTCACCGTGAACGTGACTCCCGTCAACCGTTGGCCCCCGCGCTGCCACCCAGCGCTTCTGGT gacTCAAGTCCCCGAGACCGTGCCCGTGGGCACCGTGCTGAGCACCTTCACGTGTGCTGACCGGGactcccctgcctccaccctcGACTACCAGCTGCGGTTTCACGGCCCTCCTGGGCTGCCCAGCCTCTGCCTTAGCGGCAGGGCTCTGAAG GTCAATGCCACACTGGACTGCGACACTCCTGGGGCCTGCTTTCAGCTGGCAGCCTCCGTCCTGGTGTTCGATGGCGGTCAGCCCCCGATGACCA CCGAGGTGCCAGTGCTGGTGACGGTGACACCGGTCAACGAGTTCTCCCCAGCTTGCGCTCCACGCGTGTTCCGGGTCCGCGAGGACGCGGGGCCCCGCACCCTGCTGGGCTCTGTGGCGGGCACGGACAGGGATTACCCGCACGACCGCGTGCAGTACTCCAGCCCTGGCGGGTCCGCCACCTTTGCCGTGGACCACCTCAGTG GGGAGGTTCGCCTCCTGGGGCCGCTGGACTACGAGCAGCAGAGGCTGCACAGGCTCACTGTCCTGGTGACCGACCAGCGCGGGGACCGGGACGCCGCCCACCGCCGCTCCGGCTCCTGCACGGTGACCATCGAGGTGGAG GACGTGAACGACCATGCTCCCGAGTGCGAGCCCCCGTTTCAGGAGCTCACCATCCACACCTCCCCGGGCCGTAGCTCGGAGGTGACCAAGGTGTCGTGTCGGGTCCCTCAGGAGCCACAGCGCCTGGCCTTCTCCTACAGCATCGTGGGAG GGAACAGTCAGAGCCGGTTCAGCCTGCGCGGGGCCGTGCTGGTGCACAGCGACGGGGCGGCGGGGCCCCCCCTGCTGGAGCAGCCCCGCACTTACGAGCTGCTGATCCGTGCGGCCGACGCaggcccctccgccccccacctcAGCACCACAGCCACCGTCATCGTGCACGTGGTCCCCTGGAGGGCCAGCACGGCGGCCACCagcacccacagagccaca GTGCCTTCCGCAGGGACACCGCTGCTCGTGACAGACACAGAGGCCTTCTGGCAGCCGGAGCCCTGGTTCGTGGCGGCGCTGACGGTGACCGGCGCCCTTCTCCTCTGGACTCTGGGCTGGATCCTCAGCGGGCTCCTCCGGGG GTCGGCCCGGGGGCTACAGACACCCAGCAAACCAGCCCAGGCTCTGCGACTGAGCAG CATCCGGGGAACCGAGGGGTCCGCGGAGGGGTCCACGGAGGCACCAAAGACGGAGACACAGCAGGCACCCAGCAGCATCATGGGCCTC CATTTCGATGGCAGAGCACAGGACGCCC GCACAGGCAGAGATTACCTGTTCAGCACGCGCACGGGAGCCCGGCGCTGGCTCTGA
- the CDHR4 gene encoding cadherin-related family member 4 isoform X6 — MCSGTPTISSVRADSSAQVPETVTPGARLYTLLLPDLRLQGAQINITSAQDPPHFPGPFSIDGQGWLQAPAQGLSGQAPKTFRLHVLVTWGAGRSCGGTLTVRVLSAPSGRVSFPERHRSITIPEDLVPGSEVVQVQARGLDVRYEILSPAPCPFFSIGPADGVIRTTGPLDLALAPGAAVTVLQVKAFERLQPWASVQLELTVNVTPVNRWPPRCHPALLVTQVPETVPVGTVLSTFTCADRDSPASTLDYQLRFHGPPGLPSLCLSGRALKVNATLDCDTPGACFQLAASVLVFDGGQPPMTTEVPVLVTVTPVNEFSPACAPRVFRVREDAGPRTLLGSVAGTDRDYPHDRVQYSSPGGSATFAVDHLSGEVRLLGPLDYEQQRLHRLTVLVTDQRGDRDAAHRRSGSCTVTIEVEDVNDHAPECEPPFQELTIHTSPGRSSEVTKVSCRVPQEPQRLAFSYSIVGGNSQSRFSLRGAVLVHSDGAAGPPLLEQPRTYELLIRAADAGPSAPHLSTTATVIVHVVPWRASTAATSTHRATVPSAGTPLLVTDTEAFWQPEPWFVAALTVTGALLLWTLGWILSGLLRGSARGLQTPSKPAQALRLSSIRGTEGSAEGSTEAPKTETQQAPSSIMGLQHFDGRAQDARESLPPKPLPTWTHCPSFPRLSVSYHQAPTVRSTLSLNGVRSRSHSPSSPRLSNTCGARK; from the exons ATGTGCAGCGGGACCCCGACCATATCCAGTGTGCGGGCCGATTCATCAGCCCAG GTGCCGGAAACCGTCACACCCGGGGCCAGACTGTACACTTTGCTGCTCCCAGACCTAAGACTCCAGGGAGCCCAG ATAAACATCACCAGTGCCCAGGACCCTCCACACTTCCCTGGGCCTTTCTCCATCGacgggcagggctggctgcaggcACCGGCCCAGGGCCTCAGCGGCCAGGCTCCCAAG ACCTTCCGGCTGCACGTCCTGGTGACCTGGGGAGCAGGCCGGAGCTGCGGAGGGACGCTCACAGTGCGAGTTTTGTCTGCCCCTTCCGGCCGGGTCTCCTTCCC GGAGCGGCACCGGAGCATCACCATCCCGGAGGACCTGGTGCCTGGCAGTGAGGTGGTTCAGGTGCAGGCCCGGGGCTTGGACGTGCGCTACGAAATCCTCTCTCCGGCGCCCTGCCCGTTCTTCTCCATCGGACCCG CGGACGGCGTGATTCGGACCACTGGGCCCCTAGACTTGGCACTGGCCCCAGGCGCCGCGGTCACTGTACTGCAGGTGAAGGCCTTCGAGCGGCTCCAGCCATGGGCCAGCGTCCAGCTGGAGCTCACCGTGAACGTGACTCCCGTCAACCGTTGGCCCCCGCGCTGCCACCCAGCGCTTCTGGT gacTCAAGTCCCCGAGACCGTGCCCGTGGGCACCGTGCTGAGCACCTTCACGTGTGCTGACCGGGactcccctgcctccaccctcGACTACCAGCTGCGGTTTCACGGCCCTCCTGGGCTGCCCAGCCTCTGCCTTAGCGGCAGGGCTCTGAAG GTCAATGCCACACTGGACTGCGACACTCCTGGGGCCTGCTTTCAGCTGGCAGCCTCCGTCCTGGTGTTCGATGGCGGTCAGCCCCCGATGACCA CCGAGGTGCCAGTGCTGGTGACGGTGACACCGGTCAACGAGTTCTCCCCAGCTTGCGCTCCACGCGTGTTCCGGGTCCGCGAGGACGCGGGGCCCCGCACCCTGCTGGGCTCTGTGGCGGGCACGGACAGGGATTACCCGCACGACCGCGTGCAGTACTCCAGCCCTGGCGGGTCCGCCACCTTTGCCGTGGACCACCTCAGTG GGGAGGTTCGCCTCCTGGGGCCGCTGGACTACGAGCAGCAGAGGCTGCACAGGCTCACTGTCCTGGTGACCGACCAGCGCGGGGACCGGGACGCCGCCCACCGCCGCTCCGGCTCCTGCACGGTGACCATCGAGGTGGAG GACGTGAACGACCATGCTCCCGAGTGCGAGCCCCCGTTTCAGGAGCTCACCATCCACACCTCCCCGGGCCGTAGCTCGGAGGTGACCAAGGTGTCGTGTCGGGTCCCTCAGGAGCCACAGCGCCTGGCCTTCTCCTACAGCATCGTGGGAG GGAACAGTCAGAGCCGGTTCAGCCTGCGCGGGGCCGTGCTGGTGCACAGCGACGGGGCGGCGGGGCCCCCCCTGCTGGAGCAGCCCCGCACTTACGAGCTGCTGATCCGTGCGGCCGACGCaggcccctccgccccccacctcAGCACCACAGCCACCGTCATCGTGCACGTGGTCCCCTGGAGGGCCAGCACGGCGGCCACCagcacccacagagccaca GTGCCTTCCGCAGGGACACCGCTGCTCGTGACAGACACAGAGGCCTTCTGGCAGCCGGAGCCCTGGTTCGTGGCGGCGCTGACGGTGACCGGCGCCCTTCTCCTCTGGACTCTGGGCTGGATCCTCAGCGGGCTCCTCCGGGG GTCGGCCCGGGGGCTACAGACACCCAGCAAACCAGCCCAGGCTCTGCGACTGAGCAG CATCCGGGGAACCGAGGGGTCCGCGGAGGGGTCCACGGAGGCACCAAAGACGGAGACACAGCAGGCACCCAGCAGCATCATGGGCCTC CAGCATTTCGATGGCAGAGCACAGGACGCCCGTGAGTCCCTTCCTCCCAAACCACTCCCCACCTGGACCCACTGTCCCTCCTTCCCCCGTCTCAGTGTCTCCTACCACCAAGCACCCACCGTCCGATCTACTCTTTCCCTGAATGGGGTCCGTTCTCGCTCCCACTCACCTTCCAGCCCACGTTTGTCAAACACCTGCGGGGCCAGGAAATGA